The DNA sequence GATCGGCGGCATCGCCATCCAGAACCCGGCCTGCGTGGCCAAGACCTATCCCGGTTACTGGAAGGCGCTCGCCTCGCTCGGCGTCGATTACACGGAAAAGGAAAGCGCTGCCGAGCCGCAGCACTGAAGCCAATGAGGAGGGATCGCCCCGTGAAGACCATCGCCGCAAGACTTCTCGCGCTGTTCGTCTTCCTGGGCGTCGCCTTTCCGGCCCTAGCGGAGGAATTCATCCGCTCCTACCATTCCGTCGTCGAGGTGGCGGCGGATGGCAAGCTGGCGGTGACGGAAACCATCACCGCCCGCGCCGAAGGCCAGAACATCAAGCGCGGCATCTTCCGCGATTTTCCGCTTTATGCGCTGGACGCGAATAACCGCCGCACGAAGGTGGATTTCAACGTCGTTTCGGTCGAGCGCGATGGCACGCCGGAAAGCTGGCGCACCGAAAATATTGATGGCGGCATCCGGATCTATACCGGCAGCGCCGACCGTTTTCTGCCGACCGGCGAACATGTCTTCCAGATCACCTACACCACCGCCCGGCAAATCCGTTATTTCAGCGATTATGACGAGCTGACCTGGAACGTCACCGGTAATGGCTGGCAATTCCCGATGGGCGAGATTTCCGCGACCATCACTCTGCCGCAGGGCGTCAAGGCCACCGATACCGCCGTCTTCACCGGCCCGCTTGGCGCGAAGGGCAAGGATGCGCGCATTCTGAACGAAGGCAACGAGGTGTTCTTCGCCTCCACCCGCCCGTTTACGGTTGGCGAGGGCATGACGGTTGCCGTCAAGCTGCCCAAGGGTGCGATTGCCGCCCCCGATACCTCGCAGGAGGCGGGCTGGTGGCTGCGGGATAATCTCGCCATCCTGCTTTCGGGCGGCGGGCTTCTGGCTGTGCTGTTTTATTACCTGCGGGCATGGTTCGCCGTTGGCCGCGATCCGGCGAAGGGCGTGGTCGTGCCGCGCTGGGATGCGCCGGAGGGCCTTTCTCCGGCTCTCGTCAATTATGTCGACAACAGGGGTTTTTCCGGCGCTGGCTGGACGGCACTCTCTGCCTCGGCCCTTGATCTGGCGGTAAAAGGCTATGTCGTTCTGGAAGATCTGAAGAACTCCATCGTCATTCGCCGCACGGAAAAGGCAGCCGCCGCCGATCTGCCGACTGGGCAGAAGACGCTGCTTTCCTCCATCGGCGGTCCGGGCGAGACGCTCACCATCGACAAGGCCCATGGTGCGGAGGTCGAAAAGGTCGGCAAGCAGTTCCGCGCAGCGATTGAAAAAGAGCATCGGGGCAAATATTACCACAGCAATTCCGGTTATATTTTCTTCGGCATCTTCTTCAGCATCGCCCTCATCGTTGCAACACTGGTCTTCGGCGATCTGGATGAGTTTGCCATTGCCGCCGTGCTGGTCTTCGGCTTTTTCGCCTTCTTCTTCAGCATCCTGTCGATCGGCATCGGCCGGCAGTTCTCGCGCGGCGCATCTCTGAGGAAACGCATCGGCGGTATCGTCATGCTGGCCTTTGC is a window from the Agrobacterium tumefaciens genome containing:
- a CDS encoding DUF2207 domain-containing protein, which encodes MKTIAARLLALFVFLGVAFPALAEEFIRSYHSVVEVAADGKLAVTETITARAEGQNIKRGIFRDFPLYALDANNRRTKVDFNVVSVERDGTPESWRTENIDGGIRIYTGSADRFLPTGEHVFQITYTTARQIRYFSDYDELTWNVTGNGWQFPMGEISATITLPQGVKATDTAVFTGPLGAKGKDARILNEGNEVFFASTRPFTVGEGMTVAVKLPKGAIAAPDTSQEAGWWLRDNLAILLSGGGLLAVLFYYLRAWFAVGRDPAKGVVVPRWDAPEGLSPALVNYVDNRGFSGAGWTALSASALDLAVKGYVVLEDLKNSIVIRRTEKAAAADLPTGQKTLLSSIGGPGETLTIDKAHGAEVEKVGKQFRAAIEKEHRGKYYHSNSGYIFFGIFFSIALIVATLVFGDLDEFAIAAVLVFGFFAFFFSILSIGIGRQFSRGASLRKRIGGIVMLAFAGFVAFSAIGGIATQVLLDVTHDTKSLALAAIGGIVLTNALFLFLMGAPTPLGRKLMDGIEGLRTYLTLAEKDRMNMAAAPAMSPQHFETLLPYAVALGVEKPWSRTFETWLATAAAGAAVASYAPGWYLGSNYGSFGDRIGGFSTSMASTIASTIPQPVSSSNSSFSGGGGGGGFSGSGGGGGGGGGW